GCCGATCCGACGCGCCGAAATATCCTGACCAGGCTATCACAGGGGGCCTCGACAGTCGGGGAGGTCTCCGAACTTTTCGAGATAACCGCACCCGCAATCTCTCAGCACCTAAAAGTGCTGGAGCGAGCAAGGCTGATCAAACGCACACCGAAAGCCTAATGGCGGACCTTGACGATGCGCACCGAGCCTCTCGATGAGGTATCGGCCTGGGTCGTGAAGCACCGCCGCGAGTGGAACCAGCGTTTCGATGCACTGGAAGAACATCTCAAAACCATGACCCTAAAGGAGGAACAATGAACATGTCCACATTCGCACCGAGATGATCTTCCACCTGCGCAGATTCGCCGGTCACCCCGGCGATAAGTACATGTACGACGGCTGGTCCGCTGCACTCGACAATCTGACGACGGACCTGCACGACCAGAAACAGTAAAGGCGAGCAAGAACTATTTTGGGCAGAGTTTCAAGTTGCACCACTATTGCACAACAAGAACAGTAAATCCGTTGAAGGGGAAACAATCGCAAGTTGCCACGATAGTTCTATCAACTGTCGGCAATATAGACGGCCCTCATCTTGATAAAGGTGGGGGCTATTTAACGCTTTCGCCGAAATCGCATCACAACTGCCATGAAGAGGTTGTTTGAACCCATGTCTTTACTTTCTCGTTTCTTCGTACCAGCACACCCATTCCTTCCCAAGTGATGGAAAAGTAAGGCAGTGATTTCATCTGATCTAATTGCTCATCATACCAGTTACCTAGCTTGGTTGATTTCCATCCCAGCGTCTCTGCCACTTTCGCATCGAGCTCACGTCCCGCTTTCATCCTGTCCCCCTCCCGCGTTTTTGGTTTTATGAGATTCCTAAAAAACAACTCTACAAAAATTTTAGTATTCGCATTTTTGTAACAATTCCTTCCATACATCCAAAGGAAAACTATTGATAGTCAAGAAATTCATATTGAATTGGAAATAAATTACAAATTAAGGAGTTGTTTTTTTATGAAGCGCACTTTGTCTTGCCTATCTGCTACATTACTTTTAGCTAGTATGTTGGCTA
This genomic stretch from Brevibacillus sp. DP1.3A harbors:
- a CDS encoding helix-turn-helix transcriptional regulator; translation: MVTKDKLSLILAALADPTRRNILTRLSQGASTVGEVSELFEITAPAISQHLKVLERARLIKRTPKA